The region TGAAATTATCAAGGAAATGGAATTACCGGTACTTTGAAATTATCAAGGTTCATCCCCGCCGTGCGGGTTTCGCCTTCAAAGCtatctgcaatgtttgcagagCGCGCGTGTAGTGCCATCAGTTTCGTCCTCGCagcgctttcgacgtttcgttcgctttgaagcgagagatgcacgaagatcaattcgctcgcGGTTATTGCCGCACTTACTCactctagcgttttgacagcaagcttttcgcggtcatcgagcgatatgtgttcatgtttacctgcgcgcgcgtgacaacgcgcttgttaatttagttcgtaagcgaatgtttaccagtttatacggtcgataaaactactgtccttacttcttATATGTATCTACttatttgttatcgcaatcggtgcttcgctaTTTGGGCAAAACGACTTTTTTTTCCTTACTGCTACTTCATTTTTGTTACATGTTCCCCTCACGTATACCCGTTTTTGTGTTGACGTTCGAACTGCTTTGTGATAACGACTGGGACACTTTGTATCGTAGCAGGTAGGTGTCGCGAAGAAACCATGTCGTGggtctttttatttctttttgtgacTGCTGTGTCTTCCTCGATGCGGGGGAGACGGACAGAGCGCTATCGGAGATGTGGAACCACGAAAACGGGCGGCGAGGGTGGCTGAAACCTTTGCGTGGGAGTGACCGCAACGGCGCGTCGGGCATGGGCTCTCGCCCGGCCGACGCAGTCGATCCTGACAGTCACTTTGGGTGCAAGCGGTCAAAGGTCAAAGGCCTACTTCAAACGGACCCCGCAACAGCTGGGGACGAGTGTGTATAGATGTCATGGTCGGTTCCCGCTCGCCTCTACTGCCTATCAGTCATTATTAGTTTTGTACCCTGCGTGGTGTTTTCGAGACGCTGTCTGGTCGCATACACTGGCCCTTACTTGATGATGTCGCCTTGCCTGATTGGTCTGAGTAGGCGATTGGTGGATAGGCCTGCGTCTGCCAATGGCCCGCGTGTCCCCTGGATGCTGTAAGAACCGATTTAAAGAAAACGTCTGAGCGTTTTCCAGGGTAAGCAAGGAGACAGCATTCCATGGCGCCACATCACCACGGGAGACCAGGCGGGTCAGGCAGGCGGCCGCCGACCGCTATGACATCGTTTTGTATGCAGCATGTGTCCGGTATAACTTTAAATAATACCAAGTTTACCAAACATAGTTTTTTGAACGATACctttcgtcgtcgtcgtgccTGATGATTTGCACTTTCCTCAGCCGAGCTCATCGCCCGTCATCGTCGTgtccctggtgagctgatgcgtccGGTTGTTAGcagctgcgtcacttcgctacagCCAGCAGACATTCCGTCTGCCGTCTGGGCCACACAGATGCTAAAAGCTGGCCTGGTAAGTAGGCATGGTCATCATTTAACGATATTCTCTCGCATACCTCTTCCCTCAAGGCACTCGAACAGAATGGTAGTGGTCTTTTCATTCTACAAGAGATGGAGTGAATTTTGACCGACGAAACACAAAACTATGGGAACTCACACCCCCcagcgaaaaagaagaaaaaatagctCTGTGGGCAGCGAACAAGAAACAGTGTCGTTTCCTTCCTTATAAGTGGGTGCAAATGGACACCACcactaaaaaaaggaaaataaacaaaTCAATACCAAGCACGCACTTTATCCCCATGCGAATAGAAGCGTTCATCCCTTTGTTCGTCACTTTTCGTCGTCTGTCATGCAGAGAAGCACCGCCGGCTCGAGCTCCCCCGCGCTTCGAGACTGCCCCTTTCACGTGAGACTCACGTCCCTGCTCGCCAGCGCTCCGCCATTGGTCCATGCTGTGGCCGCTAGCGAATTTCGATCGTGATCCACGGCCGGGCTAGACGCAGCGCACGTCTCTCCTAGCACGGCCATGCGTCATCGTAGCGGTGCGCGCGAACTGTGCAAAACAGGTATTGTGCCCCCCTTCGACCTCGGCCGCGCCTTATATGAACCAAAACCGCtgtcatgtgaaacaggcataacgGAATTGCAACTATCGCGTCGCGTCGCATTCACTTGCTTTACCATTGAAGTAAAGGTAAAGAATGAAGGATCGTAAGAAGGAACTCAATGTGTGTAGATTTCCCAAACTGCGCTCGCAAGAATGAGCTGTGAAGGAGGTCTTTTTGCACAGTACGGTTAGTGCTGATTACTCAACCCTGAAATCACTCTAGACTATACACTCTAAATATACGGAAAAGCTAGAATGGTTCTATAAACATCATTTGCCAACAGGCTGTATAAAGGATGAGTATACTGCAGTGGTACTAACGCCTCGATCGATTCTTCCTCTTCTCTTTCTGTTCACCTACCGTCTGAAGGGATAAAGTAGGCAGAACGCCACTCGGACCAAACACAAAATAGGAAGGAGAACAGAAGTGGAAAACAATCTACACATTCTTCCGGCCGAGTTCGCAGCACGTCGACGCTCTAGAGGATTAATAGCGTGGTTTGCTAGGCCAGTTGATGCAGGGTGAACGTATAGGGGGTTCCAGCTTGTACGGACGCAAGCACAAGTAAAACGAACGAACAATACAACGCTGGTTGTCCTGCCGTTGTCTGTTGTCCTGTCCAGCGTTGTCTTGTCCATTCCTTTTACTTGTGCTCGCCTCTGTACTTGCTGGAGCCCCCTATACGTTCTGTAGACGGAATGGAGCGCACTGACAGCTTATTCATACGGGATATAGATTGTTTGCTTCGCATCTGATTCTAAAACAGATTTATAAAAacggaggcaaatgcaggacaaGCGCACATTTTCGCGAAGAGTAGTCGCCGACACTCTATTTGTCCTTACAAGGTAGACGTCCGTCTGAGCCACAGTTTCCGATTCACGTGTTTCTCCCTGTGAGCAACAATCGCGCAGAGAAATGACGGGGTGAATGCGCCGCCTCAGCTTTGACTGTAGAGAGAACCAACAACGTAACATTTTTATTGTGCCTGTTGACTAACTTTGCCTGCCTGCAATAGGCATATATGTGTAGAGGGGCGTCATGCCGAGTGCCAAAGAAACGACCGGACGGCCATTAACTTCTCATCTTATTTAATAAAATTTCTTCGAGGAAAGCCCTCACAAGGTGTTGGCAAACTGGAGATGAGTTAGTAAAAAGTATTTGTATTCGAAAATTTTCAACTCAGGAACGGCATGCGCATATACGTTTGACCAAACGATCCCGAGAAGAAGGTAAGAAGTACACAGtgtgaaactaaaaaaaatgcacaaaagtTGATAACGATTACTGTCGGGGGGCAGGACCAGTAGCGAAGGGTGTAAATTTAGAACGAAGAGTTATTTTACTTATCTAAAGCACGAAATAACAATGACAATTTCTTCGTGAACCACATGGTACGTACGTAAAGCATACCGTTGTAACCGCGGTTCTAAATTATTTGTAAATGGTCCGTAGAATTAATTTATTGTTACGGAACCCAACATGAGTGCTTTAAAGCTCTAAGAAACATGGCCAGATAAGTTAAACAAAGCACTCTCTGCCATGGAAACAAAAGCTGAATTTATTATGTCACACGCGGGCCGCAGAAGCTGCTCAAGGATCTCCAAAAACTGGCAATGAAAGCTGCGTCGAGCTTTAAGAGAATCATTTTAACCATCAGCGAGTGTATAGGTAACATTCGCTACATAAAAAGggaaagaacagacagacagacagacagacagacagacagacagacagacagacagacagacagacagacagacagacagacagacagacagacagacagacagacagacagacagacagacagacagacagacagacagacagacagacagacagacagacagacagacagacagacagacagacagacagacagacagacagacagacagacagacagacagacagacagacagacagacagacagacagacagacagacagacagacagacagacagacagacagacagacagacagacagacagacagacagacagacagacagacagacagacagacagacagacagacagacagacagacagacagacagacagacagacagacagacagacagacagacagacagacagacagacagacagacagacagacagacagacagacagacagacagacagacagacagacagacagacagacagacagacagacagacagacagacagacagacagacagacagacagacagacagacagacagacagacagacagacagacagacagacagacagacagacagacagacagacagacagacagacagacagacagacagacagacagacagacagacagacagacagacagacagacagacagacagacagacagacagacagacagacagacagacagacagacagacagacagacagacagacagacagacagacagacagacagacagacagacagacagacagacagacagacagacagacagacagacagacagacagacagacagacagacagacagacagacagacagacagacagacagacagacagacagacagacagacagacagacagacagacagacagacagacagacagacagacagacagacagacagacagacagacagacagacagacagacagacagacagacagacagacagacagacagacagacagacagacagacagacagacagacagacagacagagagagagagagagagaactctactaatggtcctgaggaacagCGTTAGGGAAAGAACGGCTGACTCCTGAAAAAGTTGCTAGTGTGTTGGAATTAGCCTGGAATGTTTCATACGCAAAGAAACTACGACAACATAGGCAAACGCAGGGAGCTGTCGAAATGTGATCCGAATTTTACATCCTGCAGCAAAATGTTCTTCCTTCGGGCATTTCAGCTCGCCTATAATTGCAAGCCTCACTTAAACGAAGATAACGAGCTAGTGAAGGCAATTCTCCTGAAGATTTTGGATGTGCACTGATGATTAAACTAACTAGGCCGTTGTTTAGAAAAGTGACACACTAACCTACATCTTTATGGCTACTGATGACACTTCGTTGCTACTTCGTGCACTCGTACTTGCGATCTATAAAAAaccttaaaactaaaaaaaaacgcgCCCCACAATATCTATTTGATTAGTTGCCAGTGAAATTACTTGCTTTTAATATAGAAGGCTACAAAAAGGATGTAGAACGCTCAGCATAGAAATATTTCAAGGCTTACTTGTGCCTTAACTGCAAGACCAATATACCTTACATACTAAAGCAGGCATAGCGCAGGGATCGTGCGCTTTTCCGATATGTGATAAAACAACAATCCATGCGACGGAATACATTTACCCTGTCTTCCATAGTAGACTATCGGACCTGTGAGCAGCGCAATCGCAAGTTTGCTGTTCGTAAACATGTTGCAGAATTACTTTATTTCATTGGGTTGCCTTATATAGTGCTAAAATAAGCCTAAACTATGGTTAAACTATGGCAGTTCAACCTGCTTCTTACGCCTGTTTCTCAAGAAAGCATCCGTGAAAATCTGCCGGAATAGAGGACGGGCAGTCAAACTCGGCTAGGGCAAGTTGTTTGAACGTTTTTCGCGTCCAATACCACCAGAGCGACCTTCTTCTCGTTCTCTTCGTGTAGAAGGGAACTCAGGACGACGCCATCGTCTTCTTCAACAGTGCCTGGACGCGCTACAAAGACAGGCTCTGAAGGGAACCATCCTTACCTTTCCCAGCAAATCCAATCGCCCGAAGTGACATCAAGCTTGGAGACGAATGCCCTGTGTTCTTGTCCTTCGACGTTGCTGAGGCTGTAACTATACTTGTATGGTTTGCCATTGCGGTTGTTGTTGATTTGCGGAAGTTCCCCGCGCAGCTTGCCCTTGGCTAGTTCCCGCGACGGGATCATGACACGTTTGCCCGGGCTTCGATTCAGAGGCAGCGAAAAGCGGCGCAAGTGGCCCAACTTGAACGCCATGTGAGTGTCCACCGTGTAGTCGAGGCACCTGATGATGCTGTCGTCGTCGTAGCATATTAGGTCGACCACGAGCTCGCCGCCCTGTTCGAAGGCGTTGATGTGGTGGAACGTGAAAAATGCGGCGGACTCAAACACGGCGGGGTGAAGCTGCCCCGTCTTCTTGTTCATCACCTGAAAGCGGACGTTCTTCTTGGCATCGAACTTCAGGGCGTTCATGTACACCTTGTAGCCCAGGTACCTCGACGCTAACATGCAAGGCAGGTGCATGGAGAGAGACTGCTCCAGCACGACCACGCACTTTTCAGTCATTCCGAAACTGTACACGTAGAGCACGGATGTGCAAGATTGCAACGGTATCGTGCCCACGGCTCTGACATGGTCTACTGAGCTTTCGGATCCGCCGGGAggaaagtacacaagcacgaaagAATGACGCGCTCCTAAGTGTGTACCGATATTGTACGTAGCGCCATCGTCAGGGTCCAAGAGCGGATGAGAGGTGGCACTATGCGCAGCCAGCATTTTACTCAAGGTTTTCTTCTCCAGAGTCTCTAACCACGCAGGGTCAACTCGAATCATATCAGGTGACTCCGTCATGGCGTACACCTCGTCGCCCAGGGGCATTACGTTCAGCTGAGCGTTGTCGGACAAGTTCGGATAGAAGTACGACGCCAGCTGCTCGAATACGGTGGCACAAGGGTCAGGATGCACCACGGTTCCGAACTCTGAAACGACGATTCTGTTTACCCTGCGGTTGCGTACGTACGCTTCGCTTCGCAGGAAGCGGTTCTGGTAAAGCACTCGGCCATTCTCGATTGTGAACTCCCTCAACAGAGCAGGGTAGTCGAATGCGTGGTTTTATTGGTCGGGCCCAAGCGAAAACAATCCAGGACCGTTCCGTAAAAGCCTAGCTACCTTGAAGCCACGCCGGAAGGTCCCCTAGTAGCAGGCCCGTGAACGGCTCCGAAACTTCGGGCGTGCACGATCACCTGTAATACTTTCTCGCATCGATGGTGGGAGCCGGTGATGTTCCCTGGCTTGCTGCCATCGCTTGGTGCCGTCCGCTCGAAATTGGAGAGAAAGCCTCTGTGGTCTCGGCAGCAGCGCTACACTACAGGGAGCGCCGCCTTCGAACCGCCAGGATTTCGTCTATCACGTAATGCTGGCGAGAGTATTCTGCAGAATGTGACGCAACAACTCGGTGTCTCTCCTTTGCTAACTGATACACTAAAATGCCCGTTATATGTCAGATGAACAAAACGAGCAACAACCGCAATTGAAATAGAAATGATAGTGTTTTTATCTTGCCCTCCCTCCATCTGCTCTAGAACCAGTGTGGAAAGCTCGCGGTCACTGCTTCGTGCGAAGGCCGTTTTCTCTTTTTTGGAGCCGGGCGTTGGATTGGCCAATCACTTGCCGTGACAACATTCTGACAAGAGTGAGAGAAAAGCAGGGAAAAACAGGTAGGCTAACTCTATATAGTTATTCTGTATGCTAGCCGGCAGTGGAAGAAGAGAATAAAGGGGCGACAagggagaaagaaaacaagaaaaagagcactGGTAGACGAATAATTGATATCTAAAAAATACAAGAATTCAGCGCTCGAATTAAcaggacgctttagctcgggtgctcctatcgaaatacatgtaaaagaagaattcgtttttctcggcaaccactgcaccaaacttgacgagatttcttgcatttaaaagaaaaacttaaatataGTGACTGCTAatttcaaatttttcatttatACTGTCAATTTTTTGCTAAAAATCGGCAAAAatggaaaattttcagaaaaagaaagtatcaagtttacaacttggTAACTCACCAATGAAAAActatatcacaattatgtgaatctcatctcatagtacatctaaagcggacaaaattgatatgttacacatgaatctaaaaaaatttagtgatatgtatatatacagcttttgcagaacccttgtacacaacgtcaCAAATGCACGTAATATACATCCATATggaatttgtctgctttaaatGATTTAACGGATGCTAATTACGGAATCGTGATATCCGTtcgtgatgcagagctattaatttgtgaactttgtgcttctatgtttttcgaacttacgaatttttgaaaattattttaacCAAATTCGGgcgctaaatcgaaatttcgctgcaaacagtcactaaaatttaacttcctctctcgaatgcgacaaatttcattaaaattggtccaggggttatctaaaaaaattgttttttttttgcgttttacatgtatttgaataggccgcgtcggagttgggcccaagctaaagcttcctcttaagaagagACGCATGCATAGACAGTAAACGGTTTGCGTGTATATTCTCATCTAAGATCAATTTAACTTGCGCCTTATATGTGACAAGATCGACCATGTGGAAACAAGCCACTCACTCGTTCTGCTGCTTGCGATATCCCATTTCAATTATAcgaggtgtttcagcgaacacgttcaaaaatttttaaagctttccggtggcagatagcacaattccagttcacgagctggtctactcgaagaggcgaacGTTAATTGCGCAAGAAATTGACATACATagtcaactaattaacaaaaattattaATTTACGTTTTAACGAATTGCCTTATGACCCTTTTTGCAATGCACATATTATAGGCGTAAAGTTCGCAAGGTGAATCCATTGAAATGcataaaacgtcgttttatgtattcaagcacacaagtaactggaacgccattgcatttctccgcaaagggCGGGAATTAaaatctcgaaactgatgtcagcCTGAGAATGCGTTCCAAAtggatctgccttgcgaactccacgactagaattcgtaaattgcaatatgggccataaggtaataaG is a window of Dermacentor albipictus isolate Rhodes 1998 colony unplaced genomic scaffold, USDA_Dalb.pri_finalv2 scaffold_14, whole genome shotgun sequence DNA encoding:
- the LOC135907056 gene encoding beta,beta-carotene 15,15'-dioxygenase-like, with protein sequence MPLGDEVYAMTESPDMIRVDPAWLETLEKKTLSKMLAAHSATSHPLLDPDDGATYNIGTHLGARHSFVLVYFPPGGSESSVDHVRAVGTIPLQSCTSVLYVYSFGMTEKCVVVLEQSLSMHLPCMLASRYLGYKVYMNALKFDAKKNVRFQVMNKKTGQLHPAVFESAAFFTFHHINAFEQGGELVVDLICYDDDSIIRCLDYTVDTHMAFKLGHLRRFSLPLNRSPGKRVMIPSRELAKGKLRGELPQINNNRNGKPYKYSYSLSNVEGQEHRAFVSKLDVTSGDWICWER